The following nucleotide sequence is from Cumulibacter manganitolerans.
GCACGTACGCGCCGCGGCCGCCGCGGGCCGGGGCGGCGTCCGCCAGCAGCCGGGTGGCCTGCCGGATCTGCTCGGCCGGGACGCCGGTGACCCGCTCGGCACGCTCGGGCCACCACGCGCCCGCCGCGGCGCACGCCTCGGCGACGCCGGTCACCCGCCGCGCGAGGTAGTCGGCGTCCGTCACGCCGTCGGCGAGGGCGCAGTGCAGCATGGCCAGCAGCAGCGGGATGTCGGTGCCCGGCAGCGGCTGCAGGTGCACGCCGCCGCCGTCGGCGGTGAGGGCCGCGGTCGCGCTGCGCCGCGGGTCGATCACGATCAGCGCACCGCGGCGGCGCGCGCCGGCGAGGTGCTGCACGAACGGCGGCATCGTCTCCGCGACGTTGCTGCCGGCGAGCAGCACGGCGTCCGCGCCGCCGATGTCGCCGACCGGGAACGGAAGGCCGCGGTCCACGCCGAAGGTGCGGTTGCCGGCCGCGGCCGCGGACGACATGCAGAACCGGCCGTTGTAGTCGATGCGCGAGGTGCCGATCGCCACGCGCGCGAGCTTGCCGAGCAGGTAGGCCTTCTCGTTGGTGAGGCCGCCGCCGCCGAACACCGCGACCGTGTCGGGACCGTGGATGCCTTGCAGGGCGCGGATGCGGCTGGCGACGAAGGACATCGCCACGTCCCACCCGACCGGTACGAGCTCGCCGGCCGCGTCGCGCATCAGCGGCTGGCGGAGCCGGTCGGCGACGTCGAGCAGCCGGGCACTCGTCCAGCCCTTCTGGCACAGGCCGCCGCGGTTGGTCGGGAAGTCCCGCGCGTCGACCTGCACCGCGCCGGCGTCGTCCTCGCGGAGGGTCATCGCGCACTGCAGGGCGCAGTACGGGCAGTGCGTATCGACCGTCACCGCCATGGCTAGATCACCCCCGAGCCGAGGGCGCCGGCCCTGCGGCAGTACACCGCCCAGGTCACCGCGGTCATCACGGCGTACGCGCCGATGAACACGCCGATCGCCGGGACGATGCTGCCGGCGGCGGTGGTCGACAGCGCGAAGCCGCGCGGGATGAGGAACCCGCCGAACGCGCCGATCGCACCGGCGATGCCGATGCAGCCCGCGGCGGTCCGCTTGGCCGCGAGCAGCCCGCTCGGGCTGCGGTCGGCCGCGGTGGCGCTGAAGACGGCCGGGATCATCCGGTAGATCGAGCCGTTGCCGACGCCGGTGAACACGAACAGCCACAGGAACGCGCCGAAGAACAGCCCGAACGAGTGGGCGCGCAGGCCGAGGATCACCCCGCCCGCGCCGGCGATCATCGCGGCGAACGACGCGACGGTGACGACCCCACCGCCCATCCGGTCGGCGAGGACGCCGCCCAGGGGCCGGGCCAGCGAGCCGACGAGCGCGCCGAGGAACGCGATCGACAGCCCCATCTCGGGGAACTGCGACTTCAGCAGCGTCGGGAAGGCGCCGGAGTAGCCGATGAACGAGCCGAAGGTGCCGATGTACAGGAAGGACAGCAGCCAGGTGTGCCGCACGCGGATGGCCGCGGCGAAGCTCCGGGCGTCGGCCTTGGCGTCGGCGACGTTGTGCATGAGCCGCCAGGCGAGCAGCGCCGCGAGCAGCGCGAACGGGATGAAGACCAGCCCGGCGCGATCGAGGGCGATCCCGGCGCCGGCGGTGATGATCAGCGGCACGGCGAGCTGGACCGCGGCGGTGCCGAGGTTGCCGCCGGCCGCGTTGAGCCCGAGGGCCTTGCCCTTCTCGGTCTCCGGGTAGAAGAAGGAGATGTTCGCCATGGACGAGGCGAAGTTGCCGCCGCCGACGCCGGCGAGCGCGGCCACCAGCAGCAGGACGCCGAAGCCGGCCTGCGGGTGGTTCACGACCCACGCCAGCCCGAGGGCCGGGACGAGCAGCAGCAACGCGGAGACGATCGTCCAGTTCCGGCCGCCGAACCGCGGGACGGCGAAGGTGTAGGGGATCCGCAACGTGGCGCCGACCAGGCTCGGTACCGAGACGAGCCAGAACATCTGGTCGACCGTGAGGGCGAACCCGGCGGCCGGCAGCTGCGGTACGACGATGCTCCAGATCGCCCAGACGGCGAAGCCGAGGAACTCCGCGAAGACGGACACCGCGAGGTTGACCCGCGCGACCTGCCGGCCGCCGGCCCGCCACTGCGCGGCCGATTCGGGCTGCCAACCGTGCAGCCAGCGGCCGGGCGTCTCGGTGAGGCCGGGCAGCGCGCGGTACGGCTGCCCGGGCGTGGAGGTCTCGGTGTCGGTGGGTCGGACGGTGGGGCCGTTCTGCAGAGTGGTCACTGCATTTTCCTTCCGGGCGGCTCGTGCGGATTCCCCGACGCTAGGGAGGCGGTGTTTCGGCCAGCGGCACGATCGTGTTTCGCGCCCGTCAAGTCCCGCTCACCGTCGTCCCGGGCGGTTGTGAGGCCGGCCGGGTTACGGTGAGTCCCATGACGGATCTCGCCGAGCTGCTGCAGGCCGCCGATCGGATCGTCGCCTTCACCGGCGCCGGGATATCGACCGAATCGGGCATTCCGGACTTCCGCTCCCCCGGCGGCGTCTGGACCCGCTACGACCCGCGCGAGTTCACCTTCGACCGGTACGTCGAATCGGCCGACGTGCGGCGCAAGTCATGGGCGATGCGCGAGGAGCTGTTCGCGCACCGGCCCGCGCCGAACGCGGCACACCGGGCGCTGGCGCGCCTCGAGGAGGCCGGCAGGCTGAGCGCGGTCGTCACCCAGAACATCGACGGCCTGCACCAGGACGCTGGCTCGCGCACCGTCATCGAGATCCACGGCACGATGCGCGAGGTCGAGTGCATCGGTCTGCGGCCGGCGTACGGCACCCCCGACGGGTGCGGGTTCCGCCAGGGCACCGAGTGGGTGTTCGCGCGGCTCGCGGCCGGCGAGGACGACCCGCGCTGCCCGGAGTGCGGCGGGATCATCAAGTCGGCGACGATCAGCTTCGGCCAGATGATGCCGGCGCAGGCGATGGACGACGCCGTCCAGCAGGCGCAGGACGCCGACCTGCTGCTCACGATCGGGTCGTCGCTGCAGGTGTACCCGGCGGCCGACATCCCGCTGATCGCGAAGGACGCCGGCGCCCGGCTGGCGATCGTCAACCGCGAGCCGACGCCGCTGGACGGCTTCGCGGACGTCGTCGTGCACGGCTCCGCCGGCGAGATCCTCGGCGCCGCCGTCGTCTCCTAGGGTCGGCGGCGCCGCCGACCCGCGCCGGAAAGCGGGCTTCGTCTCCGAAAGCGGGGAAACTTCCCCGTTCTTGCCTCCGAACCCCGCTTGCCGCGTCGACCGTGATCGCGGGGCCGGCCGATGCCGCTAGCTGGGGGTGCCGAAGTGCGCCACGGCGCCGGCGCCGTCGTGGTCGCCGACGGAGCGCAGCCCCTCGATCACGCCGCGCTGGTCGGCCGGCGGCCGGTTCTGGCTGTGCTTGGCCTTCGCCTCGATGGAGTGGATGCGCAGCTCCATGCCCTTGATCGCCCGCAACTGCCCGTCGAGGTACTTCTCGGGCGCGTCGGTCACCTGCCAGCGCTCGGCGAACGGCTCCTCGAAGTGGTCGGTCAGCCGGGTCACGAGCCCGCGCAGCCACTCGGTGTCGTGCTGCACGATCATCTCGCCGCGGATGTTCAGCGTGAGGTGGTTCCAGGTCGGGACGACGCGGCCGTGCTCGGCCTTGGAGGGGTACCACATCGGGGTGATGTACGAGTCGCTGCCGTGCACGATGACCAGCGAGTCACCGGTGGGCTCGGCCTTCCAGTGCTCGTTGAGCAGCGCGAAGTGACCCAGCAGCGTGCCGTGCTCGCCGATGGTGGCGTCGTACAGCATCGGCATGAACGTGCACGCGAGCCCGTCCGCGGTCGGCGTCACGAGGTCGGCGGCGCCGAGGTTCTCCAGCACGTCCAGGACGTCGTCCTCGGACATCTCGAACGACCGCGGCACGTACATCGGGATACCCATGCCGACGATGATAGGCAGCCGCCGGCCGCCCGCTAGGATCCGCATACGCCGTACCAGCGGCGCCGGCCGACGGCGCCCCGAGGAGCGAGGGATCGCATGCGGATCGACGTGAGTGGTGTGAGCGATCGTGGTGGCGGCGACATCGGACCGATCGGCGAGATCCTGCTGCGGGACGCACCCGATCTCGGCGATCCGCTCGAGGTCGTCGAGGTGACCCTGGTTCATCCGGCCGTCGCCGACGAGGCGCAGTGGCTGGACCGCTTTCAGGAGGCCTTCGGCGTCGACATCACCGAGGCCGGTCTGGCACCAGGCGACTTCGGCATCACCGAGATCGCGCGGGAGCACGAGGCCCGTCGCGCCTCGCTGCCGAGGGTCACCATGCAGCGCACGAAGCGCCGCGCGTTCATCGAGATCGCGAGCGAGGTGCCACCGGAGTCGCTCGATCCCAGCGGCTCGTTGACTGCCGCTCAACTCCGCACACTGGCCGGGGAGGTCGTCGGTGCTCTGCGGCTGCTGGGTGCGTTCCTCACGCCAGCCGACCAAGTCGATCTCCCGGCGCTCCTCGCTCATTGCGAATGGGTGATCGGCACGCTTCCGACGCGCGACGAGGAAGTGGCCCGTCTGCTCGACGTGACCGCGGCCGCGCAGCCCAGCTCCTCCGCGACCGGGTGGGATTTCGTCGATGTCGACTGGGAGGAGTTCCACCCACGAGCGCGCGAGCTGCTCGACGACCCGTTCTTCTGGGATCCCGCCGACGATGTCGCACCCCACGGCAACGACACCGGCGCAGATCTTTTGGAGGAGATGAAGGAGCGGCTGGGCGATTCGGACGCCGGCTCGTTCACGGAGACGACCCTCCGCGGCTGGGGACTGCCCGCGGAGGCGCTGGACGACGACCTGGTGGGCCTAAGCGGCGACGAGGCGTGCATCGCCGCCGCGTTCGGCGAGATCAAGCTCCGCGGGCGGCTTTCCCGGCGGCTCGCAGCCGAGGCCCTGGCGAGCGTCGCCGCACAACGCCGGCGGTCAGTGGCATGGGCCGATCCCGAAGACTGTGCGACAAAGCTCGACAAGATGGCCGCGGTGCTGCGCAGCTACGCCTGAGGAACAGCGGGATACGTGGCCCGGCTAGCCGAAGTGCTGGCGCACCAGCGCGGCGACGTCCTCGGGGCCGACGTCCACCATCGCCTCGTTGTGCAGCTTCTCGAAGTAGGTCACGTCGCTGCGGTAGAAGGAGTCGATGTTCGAGCGGCTGACCATGCGCAGCAGCACCGAGTACCGGTCGCTCGGGTTAGGGCCGCCGCCGGTGAGCGCCCAGTTGAACGACGTCAGGTTCAGCGCGTAGTAGGTGCCGAGGACGGCGGACATGCCCGCGCCGAGGTCGGCGCAGTCCTGGTCGCTGAGGTCGGTGATGTCCGCGCAGCCGTCGACGACCGCCCACACCTCGTGGAAGCCGGACGGCGCGAACGGCGTGAAGAAGGAGACGCGGCCCTTGCGGCCGACCCACCGCTCGCCGCCTTCCTCCTGCGCGACGAGGGACGTCCAGTACGAGTCGCCGTCCCACGCCCGGGAGCGCTCGACCAGCTCGCGCTGCGTCGTGGTGCCGATGTCGTCGTGCGCCGACTGCCCGTGCGGATGGACCAGCGAGCTGCCGCTGGGCGGCAGGTAGTTGGCGTTGACCGACGACCACATCGGGCGCAGCCCGTGCACGCCCTTGGTGTATGCGACGAACGCCGACAGCAGGTCGCCGACCTTCTGCGGGGTGAGCTCGGGCAGGTCCAGGAAGTGCTTGTCGGTGTCGTAGAGCCCGACCGACGAGTACTCGGAGTAGGCCATCACGTTGGGCACGATGACGGCGCTGCCGCGCCGGATGCGGCCCTCGTCGGTGATCGACGAGTCGAACGTGCCGGTCGTCATCTCGATCTTGTCGGCGCAGAACGGGCAGAACGGCGGGTCGGCGGTGAGCTCCGAGAGGTCGGGACGCTCGGTGGGCGCGAGCTTGGTGCCGGTGATGACCCGCGACGTCCGCCCGGTGAGCGGATCGACGCGCACGCTCAGCGGGACGTCGATGACGTTGGTCGGGTTGGTCAGCTCGGGGACCCGGGCCGTGATCTTGTGCTCTACGAACTCGATGGCAGCCATGCCGCCAGCCTAGACAACGGCCAGGACGCCGACGACCCAGGTGAGCAGCGCGGTGCCCACCACGACGACCCACGGCGGCAGCCGCAGCCGGACCAGGGCGGCGAATGCCGCGAGCGCGATGAGCACGTCCGGCCAGTCCAGGATCGCGCTGGTGATCACCGGCCGGTAGAAGGCGGCGGCGAGGACGCCGACGACGGCCGCGTTGACCCCGCGCAGCGCGGCCCGCATCGACGCATCGCCCCGGATCCGGTCCCAGAACGGCAGCACGCCGATCACCAGGAAGAAGCTCGGCAGGAAGATGGCCAGCAGCGCGATCACCGCCATCAGCACCGGCCGGCTCATCGACGCACCGAGGTACGCCGAGAAGGTGAACAGCGGCCCCGGGACGGCCTGCGCGGCGCCGTACCCGGCGACGAAGTCCTGGGCGTTCACCCACCCCGGCGGGACGACCTGCGATTCCAGCAGCGGCAGGACGACGTGGCCGCCGCCGAAGACCATCGACCCGACGCGGTAGAAGGTGTCCGCCACGTCCACGGCCAGGCTGGCGGTCAGGCGGGCGGCGACCGGCAGCGCGATCAGCAGCGCGACGAACAGGCCCAGCGACAGGACGCCGGCGCGCCGCGAGACGGTCGTGCTGATCCGGCCGACCTGCGCGCCGGTGGTCGAGCGCCGGAACAGCAGCAGCCCCGCGAGCAGCCCGCAGCCGATCATCGCGATCTGCACCCAGGCCGCCCGCCAGGCCAGCGAGGCGGCGAGTGCCGCGGCGGCGATGAGGGCTTCCGGGAGGCCGCGGCACGCCGTCCGCGCCATCTGCCAGAGGGCCTGCCCCACCACGGCCACCGCCACGATCATCAGCCCGTGCAGCACGCCGGCCGGCACCCGACCGGCGAATCCGAGGGCGAACGCGAGCGCGATCGCCGACGGCAGCGTGAATCCGCACCACGCCGCGATGGCGCCCGGGATGCCGGCCCGCTTCAGCCCGACCGCGATCCCCACCTGCGAGGACGCCGGTCCGGGCAGGAACTGGCACAGGGAGACGAGGTCGGCGTACTCCTCGGCGCTCAGCCATCTCCGGCGGTCGACGTACTCGGTGCGGAAGTAGCCCAGGTGCGCGATCGGGCCGCCGAACGACGTGAGCCCGAGCTTGGTGCAGGTGCGCAGCACCTCCCCGACGGTTCCGGGGGGCGTGCGGTTCGCGGTCGCGGGCTCCGGCCGGTCGCTGTCGGGCACGGCCCCACCCTAGACGACGGCCGCACCCGGGCCGTCCCTTCGTCACGCGGTGGGTTGTACCCCGCTATCGGCCGCATAGCGGGGCAATACCCACCGCATCGCGCGACTGTGGTCAGGCGGTGTAGACCCGCTCGCCGGCCACCCAGGTCGCCGCCACCCGCGGGCGGGAGACGCGCACCGGGTCGTCCTCGAGCAGCACCAGGTCGGCCGGCTCACCGGGCGCGACGCGGCGGCCGTCGACGCTCGCCAACAGCGCCTCGCGGCGGGTGATGGACTCCGCCGGGTGCCACGGCTCGTCACCGTCGGCGCAGCGTCGGGAGGCGGCGTCGATCGCCAGCCACGGGTCGAGCGGCGCGACCGGGGCGTCGCTGCCGAGCGCCAGCGGCACGCCCGCGTCGATCATCGAGCGCAGCATGAAGCAACGGTCGGTCCGGTCGGCCCAGCAGGCGTCCGCCACCGCGCGGTCGTCGAGCAGGTGCGCCGGCTGCACGCTGGCCACCAGGCCGAGCCGCGCGAGCCGCGGCAGGTCCTCGCGCCGGGCGAGCTGGGCGTGCTCGACGCTGCCCCGGGCGCCGGTCTGCTCGAACGCGGAGAGGACGGCGTCCAGGGCGGCGTCGCCGATGGCGTGCAGCGCGACCGCGAGGCCGGCGCCGTCGGCGCGGCGCATCAGCGCGGCGAGCTCGTCGGGGCCGTAGTTGACCACGCCGGACGTCGGGTGGTCGGCCAGGGCGGACGTCGAGCCGTCGCCCACGCCGGACGTCGGGTGGTCGGCCAGGGCGGACGTCGGGCCGTCGGCGTACGGCTCGCAGCAGTACGCCGTCCCGGTGCCGAGGGAGCCGTCGACGATGACCTTCAGCGGCCCCATGGTGGCCAGGCCGCCGAGCGGGTCGCCGGTCCGCAGCCCGGCGGCGACCGCGGCGTCGAGGTCGTCGGGATAGACGCCGGTGCGCACCCGCAGCGGCGGCAGCCCGGGCGCGCGCCGCGCCCAGTGCTCGAAGCCGCGCTCGAACTCCAGGTCGACCACGCCGGTGACGCCGAGCCGGTGCGCCGCGGTGATCGCATCGGCGTAGTCCTCGGTCGTGGGGGCCAGCTCGAGCGCCGCGCCGATCCTCGGGTACGCGTCGAACCACTCGCGCTCGGCGACCACGTCGTCGCGCCACGGCAGGCCGGCCAGCTCGAGGGCCCGGCTGTTGAGCCACGCGTTGTGCGCGTCGCCGGAGATCAGCACGACCGGACGCTCCCCCGACACCCGGTCCAGTGCCCGGACGCCGGGCCGCTCGGCCCACGCGGCGAGGCGGTACCCGAAGCCGACCAGGACGCGCCCGCCGCCGCCGGCCGCGCCCACCCGCTGCAGCACCTCGTCGGGCGACGACGTCCCGGACAGGTCGAGCCGCCGGCCGGCCATCGCCCACTGGCCGAGGTGCACGTGCTTGTCCCACAGGCCCGGCATCAGCCAGCCGCCCGCGGCGTCGAAGGCGTCCGTCACGCCCGGCTGCGGGCCCGCATCGCCGACCGGTCCGAGCACGCCTCCGTCGATCACCACATCGGTCGTCCGGACGTCGGCGCCGACGATGCGGGCGTTGCGGATCAGGAGGCGGCGCGTCGTCACGCACCGATCCTGGCACAGGGATGGTCGGACGCCGGAGGCGTTGACATCGGCGATCCGCTCGGCCGACACTCTGCGGGATTCCCCGAAGGAGAACCGTGCCTCTGCCATCCGACGACGTGCAGCGTCTGTACGAGGCGATCCTCGGCGATGTCGAAGGACTCACGCGGCGCATCCTCGACGCCATCCGCACCGAGATCCCGCCGTACCAGGAGTTCCCGTACGACATCCACTACGCCGACAACGTCGTCAACCTCACCATGCAGCTCAGGTCGCTGGCGTCCGGCGACGAGCCGTCGCCCGAGGCGGCGGAGCACGCGCGCGCGATGGCCCGCACGCGGGTCGGCATGGATCTGCCGCTGGCCCAGGCCATCGCCGGCTATCACGTCGGGTTCCGCGAGCTGTGGAAGGAGGTCGTCCAGCGTGCCGGGGAGGACGCCGCGCTCCAGTCCCAGCTGCCGTTGGAGGTCGAGCGGATCTGGGGCTGGTTCCACCTCGTCTCCTCGGCGTACGCCGAGGAGTTCGTGCTGACCAGCCGTACCCGTGCCCTCAGCCGCGCCGACGCGCTGCGCCGGCTGGTCGCCGGGACCGGCGAGGACCTGTCCGTGGCGCAGCTGGAGACGACCGCCGCCGAGCTCGGCTTCGACCTCGGCACGCCGTTCCGCTCCTTCGTCACCGCGCAGCATCCCCGCGAGGTCCTCGATCGCCTCGACATCGGGTTCTCCGACCATGCCGACGCGACGTCCGCAGTCAGCGTCGGCGGTCACTGCGTGGTGGTCACTCAGCAATGCTCCGTGCCGGCGGGGGTCGCGCGGCTGCGCGCGGCCGGCGTGCGCGGGTGCATCGCGGTGGGGTTGAGCCGGCGCGGCGTCACGGGCATCCGCGACAGCTACGTCGACGGCTTGCGGCTGCTCGAGCTGCCCGACGACGGCAGCGACGTCCGCGAGTTCGAGAGCGAGTGGCCGCTGACGCTGCTGAACTCCGAGCGCGAGCGGATGCGGGAGCTGCTCGAGCCGGGGGTGGTCGTGGCCGCGGAGAACCCGCATCTCGCGCAGGTCGTGGTCGCATTCGCCGAGAACGAGTACTCCATCTCCGCCACGGCCCGTGCCCTGCACATCCATCCGAACACCGCGCGCTACCGGATCACCCGGTGGGAGGAGCTGACCGGCTGGAACCTGTTCACCGTGCGCGGTCTGCTGAGCTCGGTGGCGGCGCTGCAGAACGGCCGGTCCGGCCTCGCGCCCGGCGGACCGGATCGAGCGCGTCCCTAGAGTGCGCCCGTCGCCGTCGCCGTGGTCACCGCGCCCGATGCCGCGGACCCGACGGAGGCCGCGTATTTCGCGAACACCCCGCCCCGGTCCTTCGCCGGTGGCGCTGCCCAACGGGCACGACGCCGGGCGAGCACATCGTCCTCGACCAGGAGGACCACCGACCGCGCGGTGAGGTCGATGTCGACGGGATCGCCGTCCTCGACGAGCGCGATCGTTCCGCCGATCGCCGCCTCCGGCGCCACATGCCCGATGGCCACGCCGTGCGAGATGCCCGAGAACCGGCCGTCCGTGATCAGCGCGACCGACTCGCCCAGGCCCTGTCCGATGATCGCCGCCGTCACACGCGCGGTCTCGGACATGCCGGGACCGCCCACGGGCCCCTCGTACCGGATGACCACGGTGTCGCCGGGCACGACGTCGCCGGCGATCACCGCCCGGTACGCCGCGGGCTCGCTGTCGAACACGCGGGCGCGCCCGCGGTGCGAGCGCACCGTGGTGCCCGGCAGCTTCAGGACGGCGCCCTCCGGCGCCAGGTTGCCCCGGAGGATCAGCCACCCGCCCGTCGCGTCGATCGGCGCGAACGCCGGCGCCACGACGTCCTGTCCGGTCGGTAGGCCTCCGTCGCCGAGCCGCTCGGCCATCGTCTTCCCGTCGACGCC
It contains:
- a CDS encoding MFS transporter, giving the protein MTTLQNGPTVRPTDTETSTPGQPYRALPGLTETPGRWLHGWQPESAAQWRAGGRQVARVNLAVSVFAEFLGFAVWAIWSIVVPQLPAAGFALTVDQMFWLVSVPSLVGATLRIPYTFAVPRFGGRNWTIVSALLLLVPALGLAWVVNHPQAGFGVLLLVAALAGVGGGNFASSMANISFFYPETEKGKALGLNAAGGNLGTAAVQLAVPLIITAGAGIALDRAGLVFIPFALLAALLAWRLMHNVADAKADARSFAAAIRVRHTWLLSFLYIGTFGSFIGYSGAFPTLLKSQFPEMGLSIAFLGALVGSLARPLGGVLADRMGGGVVTVASFAAMIAGAGGVILGLRAHSFGLFFGAFLWLFVFTGVGNGSIYRMIPAVFSATAADRSPSGLLAAKRTAAGCIGIAGAIGAFGGFLIPRGFALSTTAAGSIVPAIGVFIGAYAVMTAVTWAVYCRRAGALGSGVI
- a CDS encoding SIR2 family NAD-dependent protein deacylase — its product is MTDLAELLQAADRIVAFTGAGISTESGIPDFRSPGGVWTRYDPREFTFDRYVESADVRRKSWAMREELFAHRPAPNAAHRALARLEEAGRLSAVVTQNIDGLHQDAGSRTVIEIHGTMREVECIGLRPAYGTPDGCGFRQGTEWVFARLAAGEDDPRCPECGGIIKSATISFGQMMPAQAMDDAVQQAQDADLLLTIGSSLQVYPAADIPLIAKDAGARLAIVNREPTPLDGFADVVVHGSAGEILGAAVVS
- a CDS encoding FMN-binding negative transcriptional regulator, coding for MGIPMYVPRSFEMSEDDVLDVLENLGAADLVTPTADGLACTFMPMLYDATIGEHGTLLGHFALLNEHWKAEPTGDSLVIVHGSDSYITPMWYPSKAEHGRVVPTWNHLTLNIRGEMIVQHDTEWLRGLVTRLTDHFEEPFAERWQVTDAPEKYLDGQLRAIKGMELRIHSIEAKAKHSQNRPPADQRGVIEGLRSVGDHDGAGAVAHFGTPS
- the chrA gene encoding chromate efflux transporter yields the protein MPDSDRPEPATANRTPPGTVGEVLRTCTKLGLTSFGGPIAHLGYFRTEYVDRRRWLSAEEYADLVSLCQFLPGPASSQVGIAVGLKRAGIPGAIAAWCGFTLPSAIALAFALGFAGRVPAGVLHGLMIVAVAVVGQALWQMARTACRGLPEALIAAAALAASLAWRAAWVQIAMIGCGLLAGLLLFRRSTTGAQVGRISTTVSRRAGVLSLGLFVALLIALPVAARLTASLAVDVADTFYRVGSMVFGGGHVVLPLLESQVVPPGWVNAQDFVAGYGAAQAVPGPLFTFSAYLGASMSRPVLMAVIALLAIFLPSFFLVIGVLPFWDRIRGDASMRAALRGVNAAVVGVLAAAFYRPVITSAILDWPDVLIALAAFAALVRLRLPPWVVVVGTALLTWVVGVLAVV
- a CDS encoding amidohydrolase: MTTRRLLIRNARIVGADVRTTDVVIDGGVLGPVGDAGPQPGVTDAFDAAGGWLMPGLWDKHVHLGQWAMAGRRLDLSGTSSPDEVLQRVGAAGGGGRVLVGFGYRLAAWAERPGVRALDRVSGERPVVLISGDAHNAWLNSRALELAGLPWRDDVVAEREWFDAYPRIGAALELAPTTEDYADAITAAHRLGVTGVVDLEFERGFEHWARRAPGLPPLRVRTGVYPDDLDAAVAAGLRTGDPLGGLATMGPLKVIVDGSLGTGTAYCCEPYADGPTSALADHPTSGVGDGSTSALADHPTSGVVNYGPDELAALMRRADGAGLAVALHAIGDAALDAVLSAFEQTGARGSVEHAQLARREDLPRLARLGLVASVQPAHLLDDRAVADACWADRTDRCFMLRSMIDAGVPLALGSDAPVAPLDPWLAIDAASRRCADGDEPWHPAESITRREALLASVDGRRVAPGEPADLVLLEDDPVRVSRPRVAATWVAGERVYTA
- a CDS encoding PucR family transcriptional regulator, whose protein sequence is MPLPSDDVQRLYEAILGDVEGLTRRILDAIRTEIPPYQEFPYDIHYADNVVNLTMQLRSLASGDEPSPEAAEHARAMARTRVGMDLPLAQAIAGYHVGFRELWKEVVQRAGEDAALQSQLPLEVERIWGWFHLVSSAYAEEFVLTSRTRALSRADALRRLVAGTGEDLSVAQLETTAAELGFDLGTPFRSFVTAQHPREVLDRLDIGFSDHADATSAVSVGGHCVVVTQQCSVPAGVARLRAAGVRGCIAVGLSRRGVTGIRDSYVDGLRLLELPDDGSDVREFESEWPLTLLNSERERMRELLEPGVVVAAENPHLAQVVVAFAENEYSISATARALHIHPNTARYRITRWEELTGWNLFTVRGLLSSVAALQNGRSGLAPGGPDRARP